In Eucalyptus grandis isolate ANBG69807.140 chromosome 4, ASM1654582v1, whole genome shotgun sequence, the following proteins share a genomic window:
- the LOC104428141 gene encoding protein C2-DOMAIN ABA-RELATED 11 isoform X2, with protein MGEPLGQLKVTVVRGKGLVIRDFKSSDPYVIVKLGNQTAKTRVIKSCLNPVWNEELSFSLAEPVGMLNLEVFDRDHFKADDKMGHAHVSLQPIVSSARLRQILKVSSGETTLRKVAPDGDNCLVRDSSIACIDGEVVQDVWLRLSDVESGEIQLKIKFIDNSFSGTR; from the exons ATGGGAGAGCCATTGGGACAGTTAAAAGTGACTGTTGTGAGAGGGAAAGGTCTAGTGATCAGGGACTTCAAGAGCAGCGATCCATATGTTATTGTCAAGTTGGGCAACCAG ACTGCTAAAACCAGAGTTATAAAGAGCTGCCTGAATCCTGTCTGGAATGAGGAACTAAGTTTTTCTCTTGCAGAACCTGTGGGAATGCTAAACTTg GAAGTGTTTGACAGAGACCATTTCAAGGCAGATGACAAAATGGGACATGCCCACGTAAGCCTTCAACCCATAGTCTCTTCTGCTAGACTGAGACAGATCCTAAAGGTTTCCTCCGGTGAGACGACGCTGAGAAAGGTCGCCCCGGATGGTGACAACTGCCTTGTAAGGGACAGCTCTATCGCTTGCATAGATGGCGAGGTCGTGCAGGATGTGTGGTTGAGGCTCAGCGATGTCGAGTCCGGGGAGATTCAGTTGAAGATCAAGTTCATAGATAATTCTTTCTCAGGCACTAGATAG
- the LOC104428141 gene encoding protein C2-DOMAIN ABA-RELATED 11 isoform X1, with translation MRAGTSGARPDLLRPRTEPSSLQDRHSEIPCEFKDMGEPLGQLKVTVVRGKGLVIRDFKSSDPYVIVKLGNQTAKTRVIKSCLNPVWNEELSFSLAEPVGMLNLEVFDRDHFKADDKMGHAHVSLQPIVSSARLRQILKVSSGETTLRKVAPDGDNCLVRDSSIACIDGEVVQDVWLRLSDVESGEIQLKIKFIDNSFSGTR, from the exons ATGCGAGCAGGAACGAGTGGCGCGAGACCTG aTCTCCTGAGACCAAGAACTGAACCTTCTTCTTTGCAAGATCGTCATTCGG AAATTCCCTGTGAATTCAAAGACATGGGAGAGCCATTGGGACAGTTAAAAGTGACTGTTGTGAGAGGGAAAGGTCTAGTGATCAGGGACTTCAAGAGCAGCGATCCATATGTTATTGTCAAGTTGGGCAACCAG ACTGCTAAAACCAGAGTTATAAAGAGCTGCCTGAATCCTGTCTGGAATGAGGAACTAAGTTTTTCTCTTGCAGAACCTGTGGGAATGCTAAACTTg GAAGTGTTTGACAGAGACCATTTCAAGGCAGATGACAAAATGGGACATGCCCACGTAAGCCTTCAACCCATAGTCTCTTCTGCTAGACTGAGACAGATCCTAAAGGTTTCCTCCGGTGAGACGACGCTGAGAAAGGTCGCCCCGGATGGTGACAACTGCCTTGTAAGGGACAGCTCTATCGCTTGCATAGATGGCGAGGTCGTGCAGGATGTGTGGTTGAGGCTCAGCGATGTCGAGTCCGGGGAGATTCAGTTGAAGATCAAGTTCATAGATAATTCTTTCTCAGGCACTAGATAG